TATCGGTCGCAGTCGCCGAATAATTTGCATCTCCGCTTTTCACGGCAACTGCATTCAGCATAATCGTACGAAAATCGCACTGCAGTCCCATATTGCTAAAGTAACCGGAGCCGCAATTATAAGAGAAACTAAGCAGCGCGTCTGCCTGGCTCTGAGAAATATAAAGATTATTTGCATGGACAAATTGATTAAGGACGGAAGTGTAACTTGCTTTATTGAGAGAGTTAACCATCTGGCTATGTGCTTCTTCCGCACTCAAATTATTATAAAAAGTATCCCCCGGATAAAGTACAATACCGTATCCAACCGTTGGGATCTTATCATAAGTCAACTGATCTGCATAAACCGCAGAAGCATAACCTTCCCACTTTTCCATCTGTTCCAGCATAGGTTCGCTCATGCGATGATCGTCCTGCGTTGTAACGGATGTATCAGATTGTGCCGAGACAAAAACATCTGATTGATAACCGTTCGTATATTCTCCGCCTGTTGTACTCGCCGCAGTAAATGGATGCGTTCCTGCAGAAAGCCCTTCGACTTGTGCTGTCCAAACTTTTGTGACAATGCCATTTGTCGTATCTGTCTGCTTTAAAGAAGCTGTATATGTTTTTCCATCCATTGTAAACTGTACGCCCGTTCTGGAGTTATCTGTAATTGCAACTAAAGTTGCTGGTTTCCCTGCCATCACTACATTGGGATTTGCATAAGCAGAGCGAACTGCATCTGCTTCTTTCACTGTCACATTACACGATACCGAATGGGTGCCAGATTTTGCAGTAATCGTAACATTTCCCGGTGCTTTCGCATAAATGTACCCATTTACAACAGATGCAATCTCTTCATTGCTGCTTGTCCAGAAAACGACACTGTCACTCGGTGTTACACTTGCTTTTATGTACAACGTCTTTCCTGCTTCCACTGAAGCTGAATTATTAGAAAGCGAAATATCAGAAGCTGCAGAATCCGAATCGGAAATTTCTCTCACATAATCAGAACACATATACCCGGTTTGATTATTGGAAGTCTGAACTTTTACCCAACCTTGCGTAGAAGTATCCAAAATAACGAGCTGTGTATTCAACCCTAAAGTTGTTAAAATATCATAATTTGTGCCGGGACCTTCTCTCAAACGAACATCGGAGCCGGTGACAATCCCAAGTTTTTGCGTTGTATTGGAACCACTATCCGGAGGGGTTGACTCTCCACCATTGATGAGTGTTAAAAATTCCATACTGCAATATCCGGTATCCCCCGAATTTGTCTGAATTTTTGCCCAACCGGAAGGAAGCTGCTCTAAAACAGTAACAACCATCCCGTCTGAAATTGTAAAGTTAACTGGATTATTCTTTCCATCTCCAGAACGGACATTTAAAACATCAGCAGTAACTTTTGCGGTAGTTGTTGTCGTCCCTCCGGAATTTTCATTATCAGAAGAACCGCTGTCTGAAGAAGAGCCTCCTGAAATCGTTAGATATTCTTTACTGCAATACCCAATTCTGCCGGCACTTGTTTTGATCTGCACCCAATCGCCGCTGTCATCAAGGACGGTTACTTGTGTTCCTTCTAAAATTGTAAAAAGGACATTCCCATCCCCACTGCCTTTCTCACGAACATTCAGTACATCTGCATTGACTGTTCCTGTCTTTTGAGAACCTCCCGAGTTAGAAGAAGAACCACTATCTGAAGAGGAACCACCAGAAATCGTTAGATATTCTTTGCTGCAATATCCGGTTTTTCCATCACTTGTCTGAATCTGTGCCCAATCACTACTATCGTCAAGGATAGTCACTTGTGTTCCATCTGAAATTTTAAAAAGAACCTCACTGCCACCGTTGCCTTCCTTACGAACATTCAGTACATCTGCATTAACTGTCCCAGTCTTATCGGAACCTGTATTGTTATTCTGAGGAGGTGTTTCTGACGGAGTCTGCGCTACTGTATCTTGAATATCCAAATACTCTTTGCTGCAATACCCTTTTTTCCCATCGCTTGTCTGAATCTGTGCCCAATCGCCGCTGTCGTCAAGGACGGTCACTTGTGTTCCATCTGAAATTTTAAAAAGAATATCACTGCCGCCGTTGCCTTCCTTACGAACATTCAGTACATCTGCATTGACGGTTCCGGTCTTTTGAGAACTTCCCGAGTTGGAGGAACCACTATCTGAAGAGGAGCCACCAGAAATCGTTAGATATTCTTTGCTGCAATATCCGGTTTTTCCATCACTTGTCTGAATCTGTGCCCAATCACTACTATCGTCAAGGATAGTCACTTGTGTTCCCTCTAAAATTGTAAAAAGGACCTCACTACCTCCATTACCTTCCTTACGAACATTCAGTACATCTGCATTGACAGTTCCAGTCTTTCCAGCCGAAACAGGCATGTTCGCAATCTCAAGAAATGTACAGCTGCAATATCCTTGAAGGCCGCTGCCGTTATCAATTTTTGCCCAACTTCCATCATTTTCAAGGACTTTTACCGATTCTCCCTGCGTTAGTTCACCAATCACATCATTATTTGTTCCCGGCCCTTCACGAACATACAGGCAATCTGCATTCACGGTCGCTGTACCAGAACCATCCGCTTTTGCAAGACCTACGCTGGCACGATAAATCTGTGTCGGCTCCGATTGCGCAAAAGCTCCCATCGGCATGGAGGCAATCATGCAAATTGCAATTAAAATCGCTGATGTACGCCGTAAAATCCCATCTCTCTTTTTCATTCAAAAGCCTCCTTTAGTCCAAAAAGCAAGCTCATTTTCTATAAAACGAGCTTACTTCACATAATTCGCCCTAATTATAACAGTATTGTTACCAAAATGCAACATTGCTTTCATCTTTTCAAAATAATTTTATTGATTTATTAATTTCTCTATTGACAAACACAAAGCTAATGAATATATTGTATATATAGTGTATATACAATATAATTAAAGAGGATTATCCATGGACATTATTATCAGTAACTCTAACAATCTGCCGATTTATGAGCAGATTACTTCTCAGATCAAAGAAAAAATTTTGACCGGTGAACTAAAAAACGGAGAAGCTCTGCCTTCTATGCGGCTACTAGCAAAAGAACTTCGAATCAGCGTAATCACAACAAAACGTGCTTATGAAGAACTGGAACGCGAAGGATTCCTTCATACCATTGTCGGAAAAGGAAGCTTTGTTGCTGGAAAAAGTCCAGAACTACTCCATGAAAATCAGCTGCGCATCACACAAGAGCAACTTGCTAAAGCGGTTGAAACTGCAAAAAGTTATGACATTTCCTATGAAGAGCTTTTGGAAATGCTTACGATTCTTTATAAAGGAGAATAATGATGGAAAATGATTTAGAAATCAGATCCCTAAATAAATCTTTTCAAAGCGGCTTTGCCTTAAAAGATATTAATCTTACTCTACCGCGTGGAAGCGTAATGGGATTTATCGGACAAAACGGAGCTGGAAAAACAACAACCATTAAATGTATTTTGAATCTGCTTCACCCGGACAGTGGAACGATTCGAATTTTTGGGAAAGAAATCGCACAAAATGAAATTGAAGTCAAAGAAAATATTGGCGTCGTATTTGATGAGTGTCCGCTGCACGAGACTCTTTCTGCCGAAAAAGCAGAAAAAATCCTCTCGAAAATTTATCAAAACTGGGATAGCTCTCTTTATCAGTCTTATTTAAAGGAATTTAAGCTTCCGCCTAAACGTCCTATTAAAGAATACTCGCGCGGAATGAAAATGAAGCTCTCTATTACCTGTGCACTCGCACATCATCCAAAGCTTCTGCTTTTAGATGAAGCTACCAGCGGATTGGATCCTGTTGTACGGGACGAAATTTTGGAGATTTTTTATAATTTCATTCAAGATGAATCTCACTCCATTTTGATGTCCTCCCATATCACCAGCGATCTCGAAAAGATTGCGGATTACATTACTTTTATTCATCATGGAAAAATTTTGTTTTCTTCTCCAAAAGATCAAATTCTAGATAGCTTTGGGATTTTAAAATGCGGGAAACAAAATTTTGAGATGCTTGATCCTTCTGAATATATTTCCTATCGCGAAAACAATTTCGGGTATGAAATTCTGGTAAAAGACCGTTATTTATCAAAGAAAAAGCATCCAGATATGGTTTTGGATCGAGTTAACCTAGACGAAATTATGGTCTTTTTTGTGAAAGGAGAAAAATAATGATTGGTCTTATCTCAAAAGATTTTCTGGTGCTGCAAAAACTGATGCGTTCACAAATCCCGATTTTGCTAATCATGACAATTCTATTCACATTTTCATTTGGAAACAGTACTTACGCTCTTTCCATGGTTTGCGTTTTTTTAATGGCTTCTTCCGTCAATATTTTTTATTATGATGATACCGCTAAATGGGATTCTTTCGCACAGACACTTCCAATTAAAAAGAAAACAATCGTAGAAGCTCGCTACTGCTCCTCCCTGCTCACGATTCTAGGCGGAATTCTTGTCGTTACAATATTAGAGTTCATCAGCAAAATTTTTGTCTCTCGTTCAGAAAGTGACGTTCCTTTCGTCCCCGTTCTCTGTATAACCGTTTTTCTGGTGTGCCTAATGTACTCTATTTTATTTCCCATTATTTATCGCTTTGGACCGGAACACTCCCGTGTGATTTCGATCGCAGTCATTATGATTCCAGTACTGATCTTTATTCTTCTTGGAAAAAGCGGCGCCCTTGACAATCTATTTACTTCTCTCGAATCCAGCGGAATGGAATCGATGATTCCAATTTATTGTTATCTTTCCGTTCCCGCCGGAATTGTGCTGCTGTTTTTATCTTGTCTGCTTTCTATTCATATCTATAATCAAAAAGAATTTTAAGAAAAGGTCTGCATTTCTGCAGACCTTTTTTAAATATAAAAGTACTTTCCTTGTAGGAAGGATAATTGTCTGATATAATTATAATATATTATTATCGTAAAATAGAAATCAGGTGTGAATCGAATGGATAAAAAAAGAGCCGGAAAATGTGCCGCTGTTATCGACATCGGCTCCAGCATGCTTAAAATGCGAATTGCACAGCTGCAAAAGGGAAAAATCGTAGATCTCGATCGTCTGGAATATCCGATTCACCTCGGACATGAAGTCTTTACCGAAGGAAAAATTTCTTATGAAAGCTTAAGGGAACTCTCTTCCGCTTTAAACGGGTTCTCTTCTCTTTTAAAAGAATACGGTATTACACAATGTACTACCGTCGCCACCTCTGCCCTACGGGATTCAGAAAACCGCGCATATATTCTAGATCAGCTGAAAATTCATAATAATCTCTCCGTAAAAGTGCTGGAAGGCGATCAGGAAAAAAGCCGTATTTATTTTGAAATTCTTACCGTATTAAAAGATTCCCCTGATCTTTTACCCGGCAAATCTCTGATCTCCTATATTGGTTCCGGAACAATTGGACTAGCTCTCTATGATGGAGAAATCATGATTTCTTCTGAAAGCATTCCCATCGGCGCTCTAAAGCTGCATGATATGCTTGGCAGCATTCAAAATCTTACTGAAGATTTTCATACCGTTTTGGAAGAATATTTAGACAGTACTCTCGATCATGCAATCCGCCCACTCAGCGGTGAGGAAATTACCAACCTGATTTTAACTGGAAATGAAATTGAACAGATCGCATCTCTTTGCAATGTTAAAGCCCATGACGGACGTTATCTGCTGCCGGTGAAAAGTTTTAAAAAGCTTTATAAATCCATTCGTTCTTTAACTTCAGATCAAATTTCAATGCAGTATCAGATTACCCAAGAAGAAGCCGAACCGCTCTATTCTGCCCTTGCAATTTATATGAAATTAATTCGTTCCACAAAAGCTTTAAATATTATCTGTCCAAAAGTAGAACTATGGGACTCACTTCTTCGTGATCAGCTTTATCCAAAAATGAAAAATCTTTATGCGCAGCACATTCGTCAAAATGCAATCTCATGTGCCGAACGATTAGCTGCAAATTTCGATTATAATCCTAAGCATACTCAAGCTGTACGCTTATGCTCAGAAAAGATTTTCGATAAAACCAAATCTTTTCATGGCTTAGATAACAATAAAAAGCTGCTTTTAGACCTCGCCGCTATCCTGCACGACTGCGGACATTATGTGACAGCGAAACACCCCTTACGGGCCACTTATCACCTTTTACAGGACCTGAGTATTTATGGAATTACCCGTCAGGATCGCTTGATTACCGCTTTTATTGCAGGCTTTAGCGAATTTGATACACCAGATTTTTCACAGCCTGAATTTTTGGGCCTTCCTGAAGAAACGAAACTTGTGATTTCCAAACTGACGGCTATTTTTCGTCTGGCGAATGCGCTGGATAAATCCCATATGCAAAAAGCAATGGATATCAAGGTAAAAACAAATGGTGAAAAGATGACCGTGACTGCTTTCTGTAATGACAACTTTTATCTCGAACGATGGGCATTCGAACAATGCGCACCATTTTTTCAGGATGTCTTTGGAATTGAACCGGTCCTTGTCGTAAAAGAAACGTTTATTTGAATGGAGGCTGCAGCTGTTTTATGGAAAAGATGCCTTATTATAATCGTGAACTAAGCTGGGTCGATTTTAACTATCGGGTTTTGGAAGAAGCTTTTAAAAAAGAAAATCCGATCATGGAACGTATTCGTTTTCTTTCGATCACAGCCAGTAACCTCGATGAATTTTTTATGGTTCGTGTAGCAGGAGTTGTGGAACAAGTCCGCAGCAAATATCATGCAGAGGATTTAAGCGGTTTAACCCCACAAAAGCTTTTGGAAAAGCTCAATATCAAAATCCACGAATTCATGGAAAAACAATATTCCTGTTTGCATCGTTCCATCATTCCGGCTCTTAAAAAACTAAATATTTCATTTCTTACACCGGATGAAATGAATGAAGAACAGCTTTCGTTTCTTTCTAACTATTTTGAAAAAGTCCTTTTTCCTGTATTAACCCCGCTTGCAGTTGACCCCAGCCGCCCATTTCCACTTCTAGCCAACAAAAGTCTCAATGTAGCAATTCGCCTTGAAGGAAATGGAAAGCCCTATTTTGCAGTTGTACAGGTTCCCTCTATTCTTTCTCGCTATTTGGAACTACCCTCCCGGAATGGAAGCCGAGAATTTATTCTTCTTGAAAATTTAATCATTTATAAATTGGAAGAATTATTTGAAGCAAGTGATATTCGTGCTGCCTGTCCTTTTCGCATGACCAGAAACAGTGATCTTGAGATCGATGAAGGCGCCGAAGATCTGTTGGCAGAAATTCAAAAATCTATTAAGAAACGAAAACGTGGAAATCCAGTTCGGCTGGAACTTTTGCAAAAATGCGACCCGGAAACAAAATCGTTCCTGCTCGAAATGATTCATATCCGAAAAGATAACATCTACGAACTTCAAGGCCCGTTGGATTTAACATTCCTCTCCAAATTTGCAGATCTGCCCGGATTTGAGAGATATTGCTTCAAGCCAATCATACCAGTTTATCCTCCTGCTGATTTTTGGAACTATAAAAGTATTTTTGATGCAATCAGAGAAAAAGATCGCATGGTTCACCACCCTTATGAGAGTTTTGAAACCGTTGTTGATTTTGTACGTCAAGCCGCAGAAGATGAAAATGTGCTTGCTATTAAACAAACCCTCTATCGAGTCAGCGGTCATTCTCCGATTATTGCAGCGTTGATTCGTGCCGCTGAAAACGGGAAACAAGTAACCGTTTTAGTGGAACTGAAAGCACGTTTTGATGAAGAAAATAATATTCTCTGGGCAAAGAAACTGGAAGAAGCCGGCTGTCATGTTATTTATGGACTGGCAGGCCTCAAAACACACTGTAAAATTTTACTGGTTGTCCGAAGAGATGAAGATTGCATCCGTCGCTATGTTCATATGGGAACTGGAAATTATAATGATTCCACTGCAAAAATTTATACCGATATTGGTGTCTTTACCTGCAAGGAACCATTTGGAACAGACGCCAGCAGTCTTTTTAATGTATTGACAGGTTATTCTCGCCCACCGGAATATAATAAAATGCTGGTAGCTCCAAACGAACTGCGCGGATTTTTTGAATCTATGATTGAGCGCGAAACTCAAAATGCCCAAAATGGGCTTCCTTGCGGTATCACTGCAAAGGTAAATTCTCTTGTTGATCCCGAAATCATTTCTCTCCTTTATAAAGCTTCGCAGGCAGGAGTTCCGATTCACCTCATCGTACGCGGAATTTGCTGCTTGATCCCCGGTCTGCCTGGAGTCAGCGAGCATATTGAAGTCATCAGCATTATCGGGCAGCTTCTCGAACACAGCCGGATCTTTCGTTTTGAAAACGGAGGGACTCCAAAAATTTATATGGGAAGCGCAGACTGGATGAGCAGAAATCTTGACCGCCGTATAGAATTAGTCTTCCCAATTGAAGATGAAGAGTTAAAACAACGTGCATTTGGAATTCTTGATCTAATGTTAAATGATAATATTAATGCCAGAATGATGACTAACACAACAGAATATCATCATATCGACCGGCGTGGGAAAGTCCCCTGCAATTGTCAACGTGAATTCAGTAGGCTGGCACAGGAAGCTGTTGCAAAGTTGGAGATTCCTGATCGAGATCAACCTTTGAAACCAATTTTAAGCCCTGATTTTGATCGTTGATATCGTTTAAGTTTTCAATGAAAAGGATGTGATTTATTTTGCTGCGTGTAGGTATTCTAACGAGTGGAGGCGACTGTCAAGGACTTAATTCTGCAATCCGCGGAGTTGCCAAAGCACTTTACGTTCGATTCGACAGCCATGTAGAAATTTATGGAATTGCAGACGGATATCGTGGTCTAATCGAAGGAAACGCTCGGTTAATGAATCCAGAGGATTTTTCCGGGATCCTAACCCTAGGCGGTACAATTCTTGGGACCAGCCGTCAGCCTTTTAAAATGATGCGAGTCGTAGAAGATGACAGCGTTGATAAAGTAAAAAACATGAAAGAAAATTACAAGAAGCTCAAACTGGACTGCCTTGTAATTTTAGGTGGAAACGGAACCCATAAAACTGCAAATCTCCTGAGTCAAGAAGGACTTAATATTGTAACCCTCCCCAAAACGATTGATAACGATATCTGGGGAACCGAAATGACTTTTGGCTTTTACAGTGCCATGAATATTGCTACTAATGTTGTAGACTGCATCCATACCACTGCGACCTCTCATGGACGCGTATTTATCGTGGAAATTATGGGTCATAAAGTCGGCTGGCTTACTCTTTATGCAGGAGTAGCCGGCGGTGCTGACGTAATTTTGATCCCGGAGATCCCCTATGATATCGACGAGATTGCAGACACAATCCAACGGCGTAATAAAAACGGCAAGCGTTTTTCTATCCTTGCAGTAGCAGAAGGTGCCATTTCTAAAGAGGAAGCAGCCTTAAGCAAAAAGCAGCTCAAAGCTGCAAGAACTCTTGAGACTCAATATCCCTCCATCAGCTATCGGATTGCCGAAAGGCTTGGCCAAAAAACCGGTCAAGAAATTCGAGTAACGGTACCAGGTCATTTTCAGCGCGGCGGCAGTCCATGTCCTTATGACCGCGTCCTTTCCACCCGCTTTGGTACTGCAGCTGCAAATTTGATTGCAGAAAAAAAGTTTGGAAATATGGTAGCCCTGCAAAATGGAGCAATTATTCCGGTCCCCTTATCAGAAGTAGCCGGAAAATTAAAGCGTGTTCCATTAGACAGCGAAGTGATTCGCACTGCACGAGAAATTGGAATCTCTTTTGGAGATCATCCCTGAAAAATAACCATTCAAATTTGAGTGATAAAATACAACTGCAAATAAAAAAGGAACCAGCGTAAAAAGCTTGGTTCCTTTTTTATAACGATCATAAATCGATTTGGTTACGAATCTGATCAAATAGCTGATCACCGATTCCCCTTACATTTTTCAAATCTTCTATCGAAGTGAATTTTCCATGTGTTTCCCGATATTCTACAATTCTCTTCGCTAAAGCAGGGCCTATCCCATCTAATTCCTGTAATGCAGATTCCGATGCTGTATTTACATGAATTTTTCCGTTATAAGCACTTGAAACGTCCTGTACATCTGTCGCAACCTCTACAACAGACGGGCTAACATCGGGGACAAAGAATAAATTAAATCCGATACAGACTGCTGCCAAAATTGCTGCCAATCCAACCAGCACTTCTATCTCCCAATTTTCACGCTCCATATAAATTCTCCAGCTTTTTTAAAAACTCTTTAAAATAGAGCGGTAATTCTGAAGTAAATTCCATATATTTTCCACTTCTTGGATGAATAAATCCAATTGTCCGCGCATGCAGACACTGCCCATTAAGCCCTGGGACTGGATGCTTTGGACCATAAAGTGGATCTCCCGCAACCGGATGCCCTAAATAAGCCATATGAACCCGAATCTGATGAGTTCTTCCTGTTTCCAACTTCAAACGAACATGCGTAAACTGTGAATATCGTTTTAAAACAGTATAATGCGTAATCGCCGGTCTCGAATTTTTTTCTGTAACTGCCATCTTTTTTCTCTCGATCGGATGACGTCCAATCGGTTTGTCAATCGTGCCGGAATCTTCTTTCAGATTCCCATGCACGACTGCCTCATATAAACGTGTAAAGCTATGGACTTTAATTTGCTCTGCCAATTTTCGATGAGAATAATCATTCTTTGCAACAATTAATAATCCACTGGTATCTTTATCAATACGATGAACAATTCCAGGACGAATCACTCCATTGATTCCGGAAAGGCTATCTCCACAATGCGCCAAAAGCGCATTCACTAAGGTTCCATCATGATTTCCAGGTGCCGGATGCACCACCATTCCCTTGGGCTTATTAACGACCAACAAATCATCATCTTCATAGATGATTTCCAAAGGAATGTTTTCGGCCTTTACATTGAGTTGCTCCGGGTCCGGAATGAAAAGGTTTAGAATTTGTCCTTCTTTGAGAAGCTCTTTTTTTGAAAGCGATTCTCCTTTACATGTCACATTTCCCGATAAAATCAGCTTTTCCGCAGCTGATCTTGTGAGTTCTTCAACAGCTTGGCCTAAATACTTATCAAGCCTCTGTCCCGTCCCGGAATGATCAACAACTAATTCAATTTTCTTTCCCATCATACTTCTGCCTTCTCAAATTATTTATGGGCATATTCCCCTAAGAGCACATGAATTATGAAAAGAATTACCCCAGTAACGACACAAATATCTGCAAAATTAAACACCGGAGGGAAAAAGCTGAATTTTAAATAATCCACCACATATCCTAATCGGATTCGATCAATTAGATTTCCGATTCCTCCTCCCAAAACAAGGACACAGGCGACCCATGACCAAGCGTTTTGGGACTTATAAAATAGGATCATTCCAATAATTACGACACAAAGCAGTGAAGTAAATAGAATCAGAAACAACTGCTTATTTTCAAAAATACTAAAAGCAGCACCTCGATTTTCAAGATAAAACAAGGAAAAAATGTGAGAAATCACATTGATGCTCTTAATCGGTTTTACATTCTCAACAATTATCCATTTAATCCACTGATCGATCCCTGCTGCTAATCCTGCAAACACAAAAGCAAATAAACAAAGCAACGGTCTTTTATTTTTTGTTTTTGAAACAGAACCCATATTGTCTCACCCGTCTCTCTATAATAAAAGCGGAGCAGCAATTATCTGCCCCGCTTTTTAATTACTCGTTTTATCCAATCACATGGGCACAGCGCTCACAAAGATCAGGATGATCTGCATTTTTGCCAACCTCATCACTATACACCCAGCAACGTGCACATTTTTGACCTTCGGCATGTTTGACCGTAATGCTCAATCCCTGAAGTGCCACTTCCGTAAACTCTCCGGAACCGCCTTTCACGGTTTCCAACTGAGAAACAATCAATGCTGTTAAAAGCTCTTTTTTCTGTTCATTTACGAAATCATATAAATCTCCGTCACAGAACAACTGAACTTTCGCGTCCAGAGAAGAACCAATCACTTTCTCTTTTCGAGCAAGCTCCAGAGCCTTTTTCACATCATCACGAATTTCATGAATTCGATCCCATTTTGCAAGGAATGTTTCATCGACCTTAATACCAGAAGGCTGCGGAAATTCATTGAGTACAACATTTTCGGCATCTTCGCTTGCAAGATGCGGCATACTATGCCAGATCTCATCAGAAGTAAATGCCAAAATAGGCGAGATCAAACGGGACATTCCGCTAAGAATCCGGAACATAACTGTCTGCGCCGCACGGCGTGTATGACTATCCGCTTTTTCTGTATAAAGACGATCCTTACATACGTCCAGATAGAAGTTACTCATATCTACGACACAAAAATTATGGATTGCATGGTAGGCATTATGGAACTCTAATGTTTCATAGCCTTCTACCGTCTTTTTAATCAGTTCGTCAAATTTAATTAGTGCCCAGCGATCAAGGTCTTCCAACTCATTCATCGGAACCATATCATGATCCGGGTCAAAATCGCTCAAATTACCAAGAATAAAACGCGCTGTGTTGCGAATTTTACGGTAAGCATCAGAAAGCTGTTTAAGAATTTCCTTTGAAATACGGATATCCGCATGATAATCAGAAGATGCAACCCATAGGCGAAGAATATCCGCACCATACTGATCGACAATTTCCTGTGGGTTGATGCCGTTTCCAAGAGATTTACTCATCTTACGGCCTTCACCATCTACCACCCAGCCATGTGTGCAAACAGCTTTATAGGGAGCTTTTCCTCTCCATGCAACACTGGTGAGAAGACTAGACTGGAACCAACCGCGATACTGGTCAGCGCCTTCCAGATAAAGGTCAGCAGGCCAATGAAGTTCCGGGCGCTGATCAGCTACTGCTGCATGCGTAACTCCGGAATCAAACCAGACATCCATGATGTCGCTTTCTTTTGTAAACTCTCCGCAGCCACATTTTGCGCACTTGGTACCTTGTGGTAAAATCTGCTCAGCAGAAAGTTCATACCACGCGTCACTGCCTTTTTCACGGAACAAATCAGACACACGCTTCATAGCTTCTGCACTGATCAGCGGCTCCCCGCAATCTTTGCAATAAAAGATCGGAATCGGAACGCCCCAGCGGCGCTGACGAGAAATACACCAGTCATTTCTCTCTCGAACCATAGAGGTGATACGATCGCGCCCCCATTCAGGGATCCACTTTACTTTATTAATTTCCTCGACAGCCTGATCTTTAATGGCATCGATAGAACAGAACCACTGTTCTGTTGCACGGAACAAAACCGGCTTCTTGCAGCGCCAGCAATGCGGATATTGATGGATAATCTTCTGTGTTGCAAACATTGCCCCAATTTCCACTAAATAATCAGCAATCGCTTTATTTGCTTCTTTTGTGGAAAGTCCGGCAAAGCGCTCGCCTGCTTCACTCGTCAAATATCCATTTGCATCTACTGGAACAATAATCGGCAGATCGGGATAATTCTGACAGACATTATAGTCATCAATACCATGGCCAGGAGCTGTATGAACACATCCGGTACCACTTTCGAGCGTTACATGATTGCCCAAGATAATCGGAGAGACCCGGTCGAGGAACGGATGTTGTGTCTTAATGAGTTCCAAATCACTGCCCTTAAAAGTAGCAACTACTTTATAATCTGTAAGTCCTGCCTGTGCCATCACATTTTCATACAAAGCAGAGGCCATTACATAATAGTCTTTTCCACACTGAATCAGAGAATATTCAAAATCCGGGCCAAGGCAGATTGCCTCATTTGCAGGAATAGTCCAAGTCGTCGTTGTCCAGATCACAAAATAAGTATGAGAAAGATCAGCACCTTTTGCTGTAAAAAGGCCCTTATCATCAAT
This genomic window from Caproicibacterium sp. BJN0003 contains:
- a CDS encoding RNA degradosome polyphosphate kinase, yielding MEKMPYYNRELSWVDFNYRVLEEAFKKENPIMERIRFLSITASNLDEFFMVRVAGVVEQVRSKYHAEDLSGLTPQKLLEKLNIKIHEFMEKQYSCLHRSIIPALKKLNISFLTPDEMNEEQLSFLSNYFEKVLFPVLTPLAVDPSRPFPLLANKSLNVAIRLEGNGKPYFAVVQVPSILSRYLELPSRNGSREFILLENLIIYKLEELFEASDIRAACPFRMTRNSDLEIDEGAEDLLAEIQKSIKKRKRGNPVRLELLQKCDPETKSFLLEMIHIRKDNIYELQGPLDLTFLSKFADLPGFERYCFKPIIPVYPPADFWNYKSIFDAIREKDRMVHHPYESFETVVDFVRQAAEDENVLAIKQTLYRVSGHSPIIAALIRAAENGKQVTVLVELKARFDEENNILWAKKLEEAGCHVIYGLAGLKTHCKILLVVRRDEDCIRRYVHMGTGNYNDSTAKIYTDIGVFTCKEPFGTDASSLFNVLTGYSRPPEYNKMLVAPNELRGFFESMIERETQNAQNGLPCGITAKVNSLVDPEIISLLYKASQAGVPIHLIVRGICCLIPGLPGVSEHIEVISIIGQLLEHSRIFRFENGGTPKIYMGSADWMSRNLDRRIELVFPIEDEELKQRAFGILDLMLNDNINARMMTNTTEYHHIDRRGKVPCNCQREFSRLAQEAVAKLEIPDRDQPLKPILSPDFDR
- a CDS encoding ComEA family DNA-binding protein — encoded protein: MERENWEIEVLVGLAAILAAVCIGFNLFFVPDVSPSVVEVATDVQDVSSAYNGKIHVNTASESALQELDGIGPALAKRIVEYRETHGKFTSIEDLKNVRGIGDQLFDQIRNQIDL
- a CDS encoding phosphatase; the encoded protein is MDKKRAGKCAAVIDIGSSMLKMRIAQLQKGKIVDLDRLEYPIHLGHEVFTEGKISYESLRELSSALNGFSSLLKEYGITQCTTVATSALRDSENRAYILDQLKIHNNLSVKVLEGDQEKSRIYFEILTVLKDSPDLLPGKSLISYIGSGTIGLALYDGEIMISSESIPIGALKLHDMLGSIQNLTEDFHTVLEEYLDSTLDHAIRPLSGEEITNLILTGNEIEQIASLCNVKAHDGRYLLPVKSFKKLYKSIRSLTSDQISMQYQITQEEAEPLYSALAIYMKLIRSTKALNIICPKVELWDSLLRDQLYPKMKNLYAQHIRQNAISCAERLAANFDYNPKHTQAVRLCSEKIFDKTKSFHGLDNNKKLLLDLAAILHDCGHYVTAKHPLRATYHLLQDLSIYGITRQDRLITAFIAGFSEFDTPDFSQPEFLGLPEETKLVISKLTAIFRLANALDKSHMQKAMDIKVKTNGEKMTVTAFCNDNFYLERWAFEQCAPFFQDVFGIEPVLVVKETFI
- a CDS encoding 6-phosphofructokinase; this translates as MLRVGILTSGGDCQGLNSAIRGVAKALYVRFDSHVEIYGIADGYRGLIEGNARLMNPEDFSGILTLGGTILGTSRQPFKMMRVVEDDSVDKVKNMKENYKKLKLDCLVILGGNGTHKTANLLSQEGLNIVTLPKTIDNDIWGTEMTFGFYSAMNIATNVVDCIHTTATSHGRVFIVEIMGHKVGWLTLYAGVAGGADVILIPEIPYDIDEIADTIQRRNKNGKRFSILAVAEGAISKEEAALSKKQLKAARTLETQYPSISYRIAERLGQKTGQEIRVTVPGHFQRGGSPCPYDRVLSTRFGTAAANLIAEKKFGNMVALQNGAIIPVPLSEVAGKLKRVPLDSEVIRTAREIGISFGDHP
- a CDS encoding RluA family pseudouridine synthase, which gives rise to MGKKIELVVDHSGTGQRLDKYLGQAVEELTRSAAEKLILSGNVTCKGESLSKKELLKEGQILNLFIPDPEQLNVKAENIPLEIIYEDDDLLVVNKPKGMVVHPAPGNHDGTLVNALLAHCGDSLSGINGVIRPGIVHRIDKDTSGLLIVAKNDYSHRKLAEQIKVHSFTRLYEAVVHGNLKEDSGTIDKPIGRHPIERKKMAVTEKNSRPAITHYTVLKRYSQFTHVRLKLETGRTHQIRVHMAYLGHPVAGDPLYGPKHPVPGLNGQCLHARTIGFIHPRSGKYMEFTSELPLYFKEFLKKLENLYGA